From the genome of bacterium:
AATACGAGAGTCTTTCAGAAAATAATACGCCGAAATAGGCACGATGATTAGCCCGAACAGGAAACCGCCGACCGAGTTGACAAAGCCCACGCCGCGTGTGAAAACTTGGCCGACTACCTGGGGCAAGTTTCCTTCGAGGTATTTGAATACTTGGTCTATCCAGCCTTGCAACGACCACGTTCCCGTTTGTCCGGTGCCGAATCGAGTAAGGATTTCGTTGATGAAGACCTCTATTTTGCCCAGCGTTTCGGGAAGACTTGCGATGAAAAGAGTGAATTCCGCGGAAAGCGTCGGGATCAACAGCAAGCCCAGCCCGAGCAATCCGAGCAGGAACAGGAATAGAACGGCCAGGATAGACATCTGCCTGCCCATTTTCGTCCTGGAGCGGATGAAATCGGTAGGGGCGGCGGCGAGATAGGCAAGAAGCACGGCAAACGTGAGATAAATAAAAAGGTGGCGGATGAAGTAAACGAACGCGAAAAACAGGATTACCGAGACGACGATCATCAGCCGGCGGGCGAAAATCGCCTCCGACTTGCGCTTGACATCAATTTCGGACGTTTCCTTCCTTTCCATCATTCCTCCGGCCAGTAAAGGCCGCATGTTGGATTGACCGGCGGCGGTTTTGGTTCCATCGCGGGCGCCAATCGTGCTTCCGCAAACCGATCAAAATTCGAAATCCTCCTCGCTGGCCATCGTTCTGAGCTTGGCAAGCGCGGTGCGCTGGATTCGCGAAATACACATTTGGCTGGTGTCCAGTTTATCCGCCACTTCCTTTTGAGTCAGGCCGTCGAAGAACCGCAACCTTATCACTTCGGATTCGATTTTGGTCAGCCGGCCAAGTACGAATTTCCAAGCGAGCTGTCTGTCAAGCTCGGAAGTGTCTTTGAGAGGCACCTTTTCGCTCGAAACGAACTGGCCGTACTCCTCGTCGCCGAAGTTGTCGTAAAACGACTTCGGATTGTAAGCGCTGCCCAATTCCATCGCCTCGATCACTTCTTCGTCGGTGAGCCCGGTCGCGGCGGAAATGTCCTTGACGGACGGCTCCTGCCCCAGCTTGGCCGCGAGCAGAGATTGCGCCGTGAAAACGCGGTGACTAAGCTCTTTGAGCCTGCGGGGGACGTTGACAGCCCAGCGTTTGTCCCTGTAATGGCGCTGAATTTCGCCTCGAATCGTAGGAAAGGCGAATGTGGAAAAGCGGTTGCCCGTTTCTGGATCGTACCGGCGGATCGCGAGCAGAAGCCCGGTTAAGCCCACCTGCCGTATGTCTTCAAAGTCGGCGGGGGAAATGTTGAAGGTCTTCATAATGCTGTAAACGAGCTTTTCAAATCGCTTGACCAGCGCCGCCTCAATTTCCGGCGAAGGATGCGACTTGTACTCGCGGAAAAGTTCGAGTTCTTCGCTCTCTATCTCGGTCGGTTCGCTTGCCATAAGGCCTGTTAAATCCCGCGCGGGGCAGGGACGCCTATTCTACCAATTCCGGAAATGCGCTTGGAACGCGCAAAAGGGCCGGAAGACCCGGCCCGGGTATCTCGGTTGGATAGCGGCTAGGATTCGCCCCGGTAGCCGCCCGGCGTGTCGAATTTGCGCGGAAACGAAATGCCAAGCTCGATGTTCTGCTCGCCGGCGACGTTGACGATTTCCACGCCGGTGCCTTTCTCCCGAAGGAGCATCAAAACGGGGCTTTGGGTGACCTTGCGAAGGGTACGGCTGGGGTCGGTGAGGGTGACCACCGCCCGGTCCGCGTCCACCTTCCACCTGACGCTGACTTGTCCTGCGGCGTCCCTGGCCCTTGCGACGATGTCGAGGAAAGCCTCCGAAACGGTAAGCTTGAGATCCTCGATCTCGCCCGTGGTCATGTCCCAAAGGTTGCCGATCCCCGCCACGAACAGGCGAAGCACGCTTGCGTACTCCTCCGCGGCGGGAAGCTTTATGTCAATTACGTGTTTCGAAAAGGCCTCAGTTTTGATCATGACTAATCAACTCCGGATAATTGCGGAAAGGCGAGGCTTAAGGCCTACCCCTCCGAGCAAGTTATACCCATTCCGCAATCGCCCGAAACAGATAGCGGAGATTTTCAATCGCGGTTTCTTTTGGCATCTTGCTATCCACGCTCTTGACAAACACGGATTCCCTTGTTAAAATACGCGCGCTTTGGTGTCGATGGCGCGAGGGTCACACCTGGTCCCATCCCGAACCCAGCAGTTAAGCCTCGTTGCGCCGATGGTACTTGGGGGGCGACCCCCTGGGAGAGTAGGTAGTCGCCAGAGCATTTAGCCCCGCTTTGCGGGGCTTTTTTTTTTGCTCGATTCGCGTATCGAATGCCGGTGGAGCATCGGGATCAGCCATTCCTCCTCTTCCCATCAATTTTGCCGAGCTTAGAATGTGCGAATGTGAGAGCCCACGGAAATCGAAGCGCCACAATATTTCAAACCGGTAATCCATATCCGAAATACCATCTTGTGAAAAATCCTGTCCTTTGGCGCTTATGCCGCGAGGCCTCCAGGTCGACGCCGCCAGCTTGCTGGCTGCTCAATACAGGTGAATTCTGTCACAAACGGTATCGGGCAATGTGGGTAATCCGGATATCAATATACTAAGTATGAGATTACCGGTTGCTTTTTGCACAAGCTGGTTTCTCACAGGCAATCCCGTCAGCCGGTTCGAGGAGGTGTCGCCCCGACGGGGACAGAAATGACAGATTCTTCACGGCGAAAATTCCTGAAAACGGCGGCCGGCGCGGCCGCGGCAGCGGCAACTCCTTCCGCAGCCCTTGCCTCCAGCGGAGCAAAGGGCGCGGTAATGCCCAATTCATTCGGATGCTTGTTCGACATCACGCAGTGCGTGGGCTGCCGGAGCTGCGAGGAGGCATGCAACATCGCGAACTCGCTCCCTGCGCCTGACAAGCCGTTCGACGATCCCACGGTTCTCGATCGGGAGC
Proteins encoded in this window:
- a CDS encoding AI-2E family transporter: MMERKETSEIDVKRKSEAIFARRLMIVVSVILFFAFVYFIRHLFIYLTFAVLLAYLAAAPTDFIRSRTKMGRQMSILAVLFLFLLGLLGLGLLLIPTLSAEFTLFIASLPETLGKIEVFINEILTRFGTGQTGTWSLQGWIDQVFKYLEGNLPQVVGQVFTRGVGFVNSVGGFLFGLIIVPISAYYFLKDSRIFRQSALKLVGADVRPIVSEALDKINISLGGYVRGQILLCLVYGMLAALGLAILGVKYPLFLGAFVGLTGLIPIVGPIIGFIPAVVLGLSESPWLALKVVVLLAVIRVLDDYFIAPRIMGHSMKLHPLTVIIAMMIGAHVAGIVGMLLALPITAVLKVIVEIYLGKNGGAEEAAAAAE
- a CDS encoding sigma-70 family RNA polymerase sigma factor; translation: MASEPTEIESEELELFREYKSHPSPEIEAALVKRFEKLVYSIMKTFNISPADFEDIRQVGLTGLLLAIRRYDPETGNRFSTFAFPTIRGEIQRHYRDKRWAVNVPRRLKELSHRVFTAQSLLAAKLGQEPSVKDISAATGLTDEEVIEAMELGSAYNPKSFYDNFGDEEYGQFVSSEKVPLKDTSELDRQLAWKFVLGRLTKIESEVIRLRFFDGLTQKEVADKLDTSQMCISRIQRTALAKLRTMASEEDFEF